A genomic stretch from Theobroma cacao cultivar B97-61/B2 chromosome 4, Criollo_cocoa_genome_V2, whole genome shotgun sequence includes:
- the LOC18507023 gene encoding translation factor GUF1 homolog, mitochondrial, translating to MGSLLRASKALKPPKYLSPFFSTFRSNNAYDSFGLTQRFCSHSRQNSKETATIDLSQYPTEKIRNFSIIAHVDHGKSTLADRLLELTGTIKRGHGQPQYLDKLQVERERGITVKAQTATMFHKHKFHGSSVGDANEPSTFLLNLIDTPGHVDFSYEVSRSLAACQGALLVVDAAQGVQAQTVANFYLAFESDLTIIPIINKIDQPTADPDRVKAQLKSMFDLEPTDALLTSAKTGQGLEHVLPAVIERIPPPPGSSSSPLRMLLLDSYYDEYKGVICHVAIVDGALRKGDKISSAATGQAYDVLDVGIMHPELTPTGILLSGQVGYVVTGMRSTREARVGDTLYHTRTTVEPLPGFKPAKHMVFSGLYPADGSDFDALNHAIERLTCNDASVSITKESSTALGLGFRCGFLGLLHMDVFHQRLEQEYGAHVISTVPTVPYIFEYSDGSKVEVQNPAALPSNPKKRVTACWEPTVIATIIIPSEYVGPVITLCSERRGQQLEYSFIDSQRAFMKYQLPLREIVVDFYNELKSITSGYASFDYEDSKYQQSDLVKLDILLNGQPVDAMATIVHNLKAQRVGRELVDKLKKFIDRQMFEITIQAAIGSKVIARETISAMRKNVLAKCYGGDVTRKRKLLEKQKEGKKRMKRVGSVDIPQEAFHQLLKVS from the exons ATGGGTTCTCTACTCAGAGCTTCCAAGGCTCTTAAACCTCCAAAATACTTATCtccatttttttcaacatttagaaGCAACAATGCATATGATAGTTTTGGCTTAACTCAAAGATTCTGCTCTCATTCTCGCCAAAACAGTAAAGAAACAGCTACCATAGATTTGAGTCAATACCCGACTGAAAAGATcagaaacttttcaattatAGCGCATGTTGATCATGGAAAATCTACTTTAGCTGATAGGCTTTTGGAGCTTACTGGAACCATTAAAAGAGGCCATGGTCAGCCTCAGTATCTTGACAAATTGCAG gtagagagagaaaggggaaTAACTGTTAAAGCTCAAACAGCAACTATGTTCCACAAACACAAGTTCCATGGATCCAGTGTTGGTGATGCCAATGAACCATCAACTTTTCTGCTAAATCTAATTGACACGCCTGGTCATGTGGATTTTAGTTATGAAGTTTCAAGATCTCTGGCAGCTTGCCAAGGTGCTCTTTTGGTTGTTGACGCAGCCCAAGGTGTTCAAGCACAAACTGTGGCCAACTTTTATCTTGCTTTTGAATCTGACCTGACTATAATACCtatcataaacaaaattgACCAGCCAACTGCGGATCCTGATCGTGTCAAAGCTCAGTTAAAATCAATGTTTGATCTTGAGCCTACTGATGCCCTTTTAACATCTGCTAAAACAGGGCAGGGTCTTGAGCATGTCCTTCCAGCAGTCATAGAGAGGATCCCTCCCCCTCCTGGAAGCAGCAGTTCACCTTTGCGCATGCTTCTGTTGGATTCCTATTATGATGAGTATAAGGGTGTGATTTGCCATGTTGCAATTGTTGATGGTGCTTTGCGTAAAGGTGATAAGATTTCATCTGCAGCAACTGGTCAAGCTTATGACGTGTTGGATGTTGGGATCATGCATCCTGAACTAACTCCCACTGGCATCCTTCTAAGTGGACAAGTTGGATATGTGGTGACTGGAATGCGTTCCACAAGAGAGGCACGTGTCGGGGACACACTATATCACACTCGAACTACCGTAGAGCCTCTTCCTG GTTTCAAACCAGCAAAACATATGGTGTTTTCTGGTCTTTACCCTGCAGATGGATCTGATTTTGATGCACTTAACCATGCTATAGAGAGACTAACGTGCAACGATGCCAGTGTCTCTATCACTAAGGAGAGTAGCACAGCACTTGGACTGGGTTTTAG GTGTGGGTTCTTAGGCTTACTTCACATGGATGTTTTTCATCAAAGACTTGAACAg GAGTATGGAGCTCATGTCATTTCCACTGTTCCAACTGTTCCATATATTTTTGAGTATTCTGACGGAAG CAAAGTAGAAGTTCAGAATCCTGCTGCATTGCCCTCAAATCCCAAGAAACGAGTTACAGCTTGTTGGGAGCCAACAGTAATAGCAACTATTATTATTCCTAGTGA GTATGTGGGGCCTGTCATTACCCTTTGCTCTGAGCGGAGAGGCCAGCAACTGGAGTACTCATTCATTGACAG TCAACGAGCTTTCATGAAGTATCAGCTACCCTTGAGGGAAATTGTTGTCGACTTTTACAATGAGTTGAAGAGTATTACATCTGGATATGCCTCCTTTGATTATGAGGATTCAAA ATACCAACAATCTGATTTGGTGAAACTTGATATCCTCCTAAATGGACAGCCAGTTGATGCCATGGCCACAATTGTTCACAATTTGAAGGCACAACGTGTTGGTCGTGAACTGGTGGACAagctaaaaaaattcattgacAG GCAAATGTTTGAGATAACCATACAAGCTGCAATTGGATCAAAGGTTATTGCAAGGGAGAC AATCTCAGCAATGAGAAAGAATGTCCTTGCAAAGTGTTATGGTGGGGATGTTACTCGAAAGAGGAAGCTTCtggagaaacaaaaagaaggaaagaagcGAATGAAGCGAGTTGGTTCTGTTGATATACCTCAAGAAGCTTTTCATCAACTACTGAAGGTTTCATAG